Proteins encoded by one window of Halobaculum halobium:
- a CDS encoding DNA-directed RNA polymerase subunit K, translating into MSGNLEYNRYEKARILGARSLQLAYGAPALIDSDQSEPILIAAEEYDAGVLPFTVRREGT; encoded by the coding sequence ATGAGCGGGAACCTGGAGTACAACCGGTACGAGAAGGCCCGCATTCTGGGCGCACGATCGCTGCAGCTGGCGTACGGAGCGCCAGCGCTGATCGACAGCGACCAGTCCGAGCCGATCCTCATCGCGGCCGAGGAGTACGACGCCGGCGTGTTGCCGTTCACGGTCCGCCGGGAGGGCACGTAG
- the mvk gene encoding mevalonate kinase — protein sequence MTTCSAPGKVYLFGEHAVVYGEPAVPCAVERRARVSVEPRADGRVRVDAADLSLDGFTVTWGGGVDDRPDVDVPTPLLSAATEYIEAAVDQAREAAGAPETGFDITVESDIPLGAGLGSSAAVVVAGIDAATRALGTELDPEEVARRAYRAEYEVQDGQASRADTYCSAMGGAVRVEGDDTRTIDAPPLPFVVGYDGGAGDTGRLVAGVRTLREEHDFAADTVATIGDLTREGERLLAAADPETEPDDELLAELGQLMDFNHGLLEALGVSSRSLDAMVWAAREAGAHGSKLTGAGGGGCTVALDSSDETEHALGYTAECEQSFRAELATEGVRVEVA from the coding sequence ATGACCACCTGCAGCGCGCCGGGAAAGGTGTACCTCTTCGGCGAGCACGCGGTCGTGTACGGCGAGCCGGCGGTGCCGTGCGCGGTCGAGCGCCGCGCACGCGTGTCCGTCGAGCCGCGGGCGGACGGGCGCGTCCGCGTCGACGCGGCGGACCTCTCGCTTGACGGCTTCACCGTCACCTGGGGCGGGGGCGTTGACGACCGGCCTGACGTAGACGTGCCGACGCCGCTGTTGTCGGCGGCGACGGAGTACATCGAAGCCGCCGTCGACCAGGCCCGCGAGGCCGCCGGCGCCCCCGAGACGGGCTTCGACATCACCGTCGAGTCCGACATCCCTCTGGGCGCCGGCCTCGGTTCGTCGGCGGCTGTCGTGGTCGCCGGCATCGACGCGGCGACGCGTGCGCTCGGCACCGAGTTGGATCCCGAGGAGGTGGCCCGCCGCGCCTACCGGGCGGAGTACGAGGTGCAGGACGGCCAGGCGTCGCGCGCGGACACGTACTGCTCGGCGATGGGCGGGGCCGTCCGCGTCGAGGGCGACGACACACGGACGATCGACGCGCCGCCGCTTCCGTTCGTCGTCGGCTACGACGGCGGCGCCGGAGACACCGGTCGGCTCGTCGCGGGCGTTCGCACCCTCAGGGAGGAGCACGACTTCGCCGCGGACACGGTGGCGACGATCGGTGATCTCACCCGCGAGGGCGAACGGCTGCTCGCCGCGGCCGACCCCGAGACGGAGCCCGACGACGAACTGCTCGCGGAGCTCGGCCAGCTCATGGACTTCAACCACGGGCTGTTGGAGGCGCTCGGCGTCTCCTCGCGCTCGCTGGACGCGATGGTGTGGGCCGCGCGTGAGGCGGGCGCCCACGGTTCGAAACTGACCGGCGCCGGAGGCGGCGGCTGCACGGTCGCGCTGGACTCCTCCGACGAGACCGAACACGCGCTCGGCTACACCGCCGAGTGCGAGCAGTCGTTCCGCGCCGAGCTCGCGACCGAGGGCGTCCGGGTGGAGGTGGCGTAG
- a CDS encoding DNA-directed RNA polymerase subunit D, with product MAADFDVEVVTRDDRSARLLVRGLTPAVANGLRRTILSEVPTFSIDTVRFVENSSVMFDEMVGLRLGLVPLTTPLDDYEVGDTVTLALDVEGPATAYSGDIETSDDLVQPADENVPIIELKEGQRLEFEADAVLDSGKEHAKHQGGVAVGYRHLQRVSVVGDADEFDEEEPNILRGVIETEDGELVHTEEFDSDLTNRYPGKELDIEDVPGAFVFQIETDGSMSVEELTLRAVESLRDRADELAEKVAV from the coding sequence ATGGCTGCAGACTTCGACGTCGAGGTAGTCACCCGAGACGACCGATCCGCGCGGCTGCTCGTGCGCGGGCTCACCCCCGCGGTCGCGAACGGCCTGCGCCGGACGATCCTCTCGGAAGTCCCGACGTTCTCGATCGACACCGTTCGGTTCGTCGAGAACTCGTCGGTGATGTTCGACGAGATGGTCGGGCTCCGCCTGGGGCTCGTCCCCCTGACGACGCCGCTTGACGACTACGAGGTCGGCGACACCGTCACCCTCGCGCTCGACGTCGAGGGACCGGCGACGGCGTACTCGGGCGACATCGAGACGTCCGACGACCTCGTCCAGCCGGCCGACGAGAACGTCCCCATCATCGAGCTGAAGGAGGGACAGCGGCTGGAGTTCGAGGCCGACGCGGTGCTCGACTCCGGCAAAGAGCACGCGAAACACCAGGGCGGCGTGGCCGTCGGCTACCGCCACCTGCAGCGCGTGAGCGTCGTCGGCGACGCCGACGAATTCGACGAGGAGGAGCCGAACATCCTCCGCGGCGTCATCGAAACGGAGGACGGCGAACTCGTCCACACCGAGGAGTTCGACTCCGATCTCACCAACCGATACCCCGGCAAGGAGCTGGACATCGAGGACGTTCCCGGCGCGTTCGTCTTCCAGATCGAGACGGACGGGTCGATGAGCGTCGAGGAACTCACGCTCCGTGCGGTCGAGTCGTTGCGTGACCGCGCGGACGAACTCGCAGAGAAAGTCGCAGTTTAA
- a CDS encoding 30S ribosomal protein S11 has product MSESETTESRWAIANVFASFNNTLITVTDITGAETLIKSSGGAVVKQNRDEASPYAAMQMAEGVAEQLKAQGIEGVHVRIRGPGGNAQKSPGPGAQPTIRALARAGIEIGRIEDVTPIPHDGTRAPKKNRL; this is encoded by the coding sequence ATGAGCGAATCCGAGACCACCGAGAGTCGCTGGGCGATCGCGAACGTGTTCGCGTCGTTCAACAACACTCTCATCACGGTGACCGACATCACCGGGGCTGAGACGCTGATCAAGTCCTCGGGCGGTGCCGTGGTGAAGCAGAACCGAGACGAGGCGTCGCCGTACGCGGCCATGCAGATGGCCGAGGGCGTCGCCGAGCAGCTCAAGGCGCAGGGAATCGAGGGCGTCCACGTCCGCATCCGCGGCCCCGGTGGCAACGCTCAGAAGTCCCCGGGCCCGGGCGCGCAGCCGACGATCCGCGCGCTCGCCCGCGCCGGGATCGAGATCGGTCGCATCGAGGACGTGACCCCGATCCCGCACGACGGCACTCGAGCGCCGAAAAAGAACCGCCTGTAA
- a CDS encoding 30S ribosomal protein S9, with protein MVTNTSGKKKTAVARATVTDGEGRVRIDSQPVELVEPEMARLKMLEPFRVAGEDLRSEVDVEVSVNGGGFAGQADAVRTAIARGIVQHRNDAELRDAFMEFDRSLLVNDSRQSEPKKWGGPGARARYQKSYR; from the coding sequence ATGGTAACGAACACGTCCGGAAAGAAGAAGACCGCCGTCGCCCGCGCCACCGTCACGGACGGCGAGGGGCGAGTGCGTATCGACTCCCAGCCCGTCGAGCTGGTCGAACCCGAGATGGCGCGCCTGAAGATGCTGGAGCCGTTCCGCGTCGCCGGCGAAGACCTCCGCTCGGAGGTCGACGTCGAGGTGTCGGTCAACGGCGGCGGCTTCGCCGGTCAGGCGGACGCGGTCCGCACGGCGATCGCACGCGGCATCGTGCAGCACCGAAACGACGCAGAGCTCCGCGACGCGTTCATGGAGTTCGACCGCTCCCTGCTGGTGAACGACTCCCGGCAGAGCGAACCGAAGAAGTGGGGCGGGCCCGGCGCACGCGCTCGCTACCAGAAGTCGTACCGCTGA
- a CDS encoding 30S ribosomal protein S13, which produces MSAEEPENAPDAEEDDEDLQYFVRIGQTDLDGTKSVERSLSDMKGIGQRTARLVAEAADVDRTATFGRLDQDDIDDVVDVVENFSEHVPEWMVNRQKDFFTGETDHIVGSDLNEKRRHDINRMKMIDSYKGTRHKRGQKVRGQRTKSTGRTEGTIGVNVEEIREEQAEEEAAAAEDDDE; this is translated from the coding sequence ATGAGTGCAGAAGAACCAGAGAACGCGCCCGACGCGGAGGAGGACGACGAGGACCTCCAGTACTTCGTCCGGATCGGCCAGACGGACCTGGACGGGACGAAGTCCGTCGAGCGCAGCCTCAGCGACATGAAAGGCATCGGCCAGCGCACGGCGCGCCTGGTGGCCGAGGCCGCCGACGTGGACCGAACCGCCACGTTCGGCCGCCTCGATCAAGACGACATCGACGACGTCGTCGACGTCGTCGAGAACTTCTCGGAGCACGTGCCCGAGTGGATGGTCAACCGGCAGAAGGACTTCTTCACCGGCGAGACCGACCACATCGTAGGCTCGGACCTCAACGAGAAGCGCCGCCACGACATCAACCGGATGAAGATGATCGACTCCTACAAGGGCACCCGCCACAAGCGCGGGCAGAAGGTCCGCGGACAGCGGACCAAGTCCACGGGCCGGACCGAGGGCACCATCGGGGTCAACGTCGAGGAGATCCGCGAAGAACAGGCCGAGGAGGAAGCGGCCGCCGCGGAGGATGACGACGAATGA
- the eno gene encoding phosphopyruvate hydratase yields the protein MTLIESVSLRRVLDSRGNPTVEADVLTQSGGFGRAAAPSGASTGEYEAIELPAKEAIAMAREHAVPRLERSVHAGNQRDVDAALHAADGTDDFSEIGANSAVAISMAASKAGADVLGAPLFQHLGGTFRDADRSFPVPLGNVVGGGEHAAEATHIQEFLAAPVGAPSVAEAVFANADVHAEVAEILADRGVAAAKGDEGAWAPAVSDAEAFEIVDEATSRVEEALGFEIKFGLDVAASELYDADAGVYRYGDAERTSAEQVEYMAELVDDYDLAYVEDPLDEDDYDGFAELTDRVGDRTLICGDDLFVTNVERLSRGIDEGAANSILIKPNQIGTLSDAFDAVELAQRNGLDAVVSHRSGETEDTTIAHLAVATDASFIKTGTVGGERTAKLNELIRIAEEAV from the coding sequence ATGACCCTGATCGAGTCGGTGTCGCTTCGTCGCGTGCTCGACTCGCGGGGGAACCCCACGGTTGAGGCCGACGTATTGACCCAGTCGGGCGGCTTCGGCCGCGCGGCGGCGCCCTCCGGGGCGTCGACGGGCGAGTACGAGGCGATCGAGCTCCCGGCGAAGGAGGCGATCGCGATGGCCCGCGAGCACGCGGTCCCGCGCTTGGAGCGGTCGGTTCACGCCGGCAACCAGCGCGACGTGGACGCGGCCCTGCACGCGGCAGACGGGACGGACGACTTCTCTGAGATCGGCGCCAACAGCGCCGTCGCCATCTCGATGGCGGCGTCGAAGGCGGGTGCCGACGTGCTGGGCGCGCCGTTGTTCCAGCACCTCGGCGGCACCTTCCGTGACGCCGACCGATCGTTCCCGGTCCCGCTGGGGAACGTCGTGGGTGGCGGCGAGCACGCCGCCGAAGCGACGCACATCCAGGAGTTCCTCGCGGCGCCCGTTGGCGCGCCGTCGGTGGCGGAGGCGGTCTTCGCCAACGCGGATGTCCACGCCGAGGTCGCCGAGATCCTCGCCGACCGCGGCGTCGCCGCCGCGAAGGGCGACGAGGGCGCGTGGGCGCCCGCCGTCTCCGACGCCGAGGCGTTCGAGATCGTCGACGAGGCCACCTCGCGCGTTGAGGAGGCGCTCGGGTTCGAGATCAAGTTCGGTCTCGACGTGGCCGCCTCGGAGCTGTACGACGCCGACGCCGGCGTCTACCGCTACGGCGACGCCGAGCGCACCTCGGCCGAGCAGGTCGAGTACATGGCCGAGTTGGTCGACGACTACGACCTCGCGTACGTCGAGGACCCCCTCGACGAGGACGACTACGACGGCTTCGCCGAGCTGACCGATCGGGTCGGCGACCGCACGCTGATCTGCGGCGACGACCTGTTCGTCACGAACGTCGAGCGCCTCTCGCGGGGCATCGACGAGGGCGCGGCCAACAGCATCCTGATCAAACCGAACCAGATCGGGACGCTGTCGGACGCGTTCGACGCCGTGGAACTGGCCCAGCGCAACGGGCTGGACGCGGTCGTCTCCCACCGCTCGGGCGAGACCGAGGACACGACCATCGCACACCTCGCCGTCGCGACCGACGCCTCGTTCATCAAGACGGGGACGGTCGGCGGCGAGCGCACCGCAAAGCTGAACGAACTCATCCGCATCGCGGAGGAGGCAGTATGA
- a CDS encoding isopentenyl phosphate kinase, with the protein MVTVLKLGGSVITEKDRPETLDGETLAALAAAIAEADVENLVVVHGGGSFGHHHAAEHGASTTEGIRDAGGVMDVHGAMTTLNRFVLSRLHAEDVPAVPVHPFSAAVRDAAGDLTLMTDQVATMLDEGFVPVLHGDGVVHAGEGVTVLSGDEIVTELASALDADRVGLCSTVPGVLDGDDEVIPRIDAFDEVADVLGVSDATDVTGGMAAKVRELLALGSPADVFGPDDIGSFLAGEEPGTRIG; encoded by the coding sequence ATGGTCACCGTCCTGAAGCTCGGTGGCTCGGTCATCACCGAGAAGGACCGCCCGGAGACCCTCGACGGAGAGACGTTGGCGGCGCTCGCGGCCGCGATCGCCGAGGCGGACGTGGAGAACCTCGTCGTCGTCCACGGCGGCGGCTCGTTCGGGCACCACCACGCGGCCGAACACGGCGCGAGCACGACCGAAGGGATCCGCGACGCGGGCGGCGTGATGGACGTCCACGGCGCGATGACGACGCTGAACCGGTTCGTGCTCTCGCGGCTGCACGCCGAGGACGTGCCGGCGGTCCCGGTCCACCCGTTCTCTGCGGCGGTGCGGGACGCCGCCGGCGACCTCACCCTCATGACCGATCAGGTCGCGACGATGCTCGACGAGGGGTTCGTCCCCGTGCTCCACGGCGACGGCGTCGTCCACGCGGGCGAGGGCGTCACCGTCCTCTCGGGCGACGAGATCGTGACGGAACTCGCGTCGGCGCTCGACGCCGACCGCGTCGGCCTCTGTTCGACGGTTCCGGGCGTCCTCGACGGCGACGACGAGGTAATCCCACGGATCGACGCGTTCGACGAGGTCGCGGACGTGCTCGGCGTCAGCGACGCGACGGACGTGACCGGCGGGATGGCCGCGAAGGTGCGCGAGTTGCTCGCGCTCGGCTCGCCGGCGGACGTGTTCGGCCCGGACGACATCGGGTCCTTCCTCGCGGGCGAAGAGCCCGGGACGCGGATCGGGTGA
- a CDS encoding MBL fold metallo-hydrolase, translating to MRVTFLGTGSAMPVADRVQTGLLVEAAPGDRAPLLVDCGAGILHRLSQTDPGYEAVSTVLLTHHHLDHVSDLLALLKARWLAGEQRLHVVGPPGTKALLDDLLAVGEFEYLDGRADLSVREVHPGAEFTLAGVTVEAFETRHSKQCLAYRFSDRGSDADESVAGASDADADAGGDFVFSGDSEAFDGLANFADGARVLAHDCSFPDEVDVDNHPTPTQLGEALAGRDIDRVYLTHLYPHTEGRHDDMLDAVGRHFDGDVRVARDGLRFEL from the coding sequence ATGCGCGTCACGTTCCTCGGGACCGGCTCGGCGATGCCCGTCGCCGACCGCGTCCAGACCGGTCTGCTCGTCGAGGCGGCCCCCGGCGACCGCGCCCCCCTGCTGGTCGACTGCGGCGCCGGGATCCTCCACCGGCTCTCCCAGACTGACCCGGGCTACGAGGCGGTCTCGACGGTCCTGCTCACGCACCACCACCTCGACCACGTTTCCGATCTCCTCGCGCTGCTCAAGGCCCGCTGGCTCGCGGGCGAGCAGCGCCTCCACGTCGTCGGCCCGCCGGGGACGAAGGCGCTGCTCGACGACCTGTTGGCCGTCGGCGAGTTCGAGTACCTCGACGGGCGCGCCGACCTGAGCGTGCGCGAAGTCCACCCCGGCGCCGAGTTCACGCTGGCCGGGGTGACGGTCGAGGCGTTCGAGACGCGCCACTCGAAGCAGTGTCTCGCGTACCGGTTCTCGGACCGCGGCAGCGACGCTGACGAGTCAGTCGCCGGTGCTTCCGACGCCGACGCCGACGCCGGCGGCGACTTCGTCTTCTCGGGCGACTCGGAGGCGTTCGACGGGCTCGCGAACTTCGCCGACGGCGCTCGCGTGCTCGCACACGACTGCTCGTTCCCCGACGAGGTCGACGTGGACAACCACCCGACGCCGACGCAGTTGGGCGAGGCGCTGGCCGGCCGTGACATCGACCGCGTCTACCTCACGCACCTGTATCCGCACACCGAGGGCCGACACGACGACATGCTCGACGCCGTCGGCCGCCACTTCGACGGGGACGTGCGGGTCGCCCGCGACGGTCTTCGCTTCGAGCTGTGA
- a CDS encoding 30S ribosomal protein S4, with protein sequence MSTGTSTKRYETPNHPYQGERIDEESDLLSRYGLKNKEELWRAQSELRRYRREARRLIGESQGDVEAANEAGADFVARLQRLGILDETDAITDVLSLDVTDVLERRLQTVAYRNGVGNSTKQARQFILHGHVVVGDARVTRPSYKVETVEEDLVDFDEQSPLADELHPERAEGQ encoded by the coding sequence ATGAGTACCGGAACCTCCACCAAGCGCTACGAGACGCCGAACCACCCGTACCAGGGCGAGCGCATCGACGAGGAGTCGGATCTGCTCTCCCGCTACGGCCTGAAGAACAAAGAGGAACTGTGGCGCGCGCAGTCGGAACTGCGTCGCTACCGCCGCGAGGCGCGACGCCTCATCGGCGAGTCGCAGGGCGACGTCGAGGCGGCCAACGAGGCCGGCGCCGACTTCGTCGCGCGGCTCCAGCGCCTCGGCATCCTCGACGAGACGGACGCCATCACGGACGTCCTGTCGCTCGACGTGACCGACGTGCTCGAACGTCGGCTCCAGACGGTCGCCTACCGCAACGGCGTCGGTAACTCGACGAAGCAGGCGCGGCAGTTCATCCTCCACGGCCACGTGGTCGTCGGGGACGCCCGCGTCACGCGCCCGTCCTACAAGGTCGAGACGGTCGAGGAGGACCTCGTCGACTTCGACGAGCAGTCCCCGCTTGCCGACGAACTCCACCCCGAACGCGCGGAGGGTCAGTAA
- a CDS encoding 50S ribosomal protein L13 → MSLAEFEADVVVDGRDAIMGRVASKVAQQALDGERVAIINAERAVITGNTDATLEKYRTRANLGSDSGPYYPKRPDRIFKRSVRGMLPYKTTKGREAFENVRVYVGNPFDSETTSPDEDAPEPEVLDGTSLDRLSNIKFTTLGAISEDLGANVTW, encoded by the coding sequence ATGAGCCTCGCAGAGTTCGAGGCCGACGTGGTCGTCGACGGACGCGACGCCATCATGGGTCGCGTCGCGTCGAAGGTCGCACAGCAGGCGCTCGACGGCGAGCGCGTCGCGATCATCAACGCCGAGCGCGCCGTGATCACCGGGAACACCGACGCGACGCTTGAGAAGTACCGCACGCGCGCGAACCTCGGCTCCGACTCGGGCCCGTACTACCCGAAGCGACCGGACCGCATCTTCAAGCGGTCGGTCCGCGGGATGCTGCCGTACAAGACCACGAAGGGTCGCGAGGCGTTCGAGAACGTCCGCGTGTACGTCGGTAACCCGTTCGACTCCGAGACGACCTCGCCCGACGAGGACGCGCCGGAGCCGGAGGTGCTCGATGGCACCTCCCTCGATCGACTGTCGAACATCAAGTTCACCACCCTCGGTGCGATCTCCGAGGACCTGGGGGCCAACGTCACATGGTAA
- the rpsB gene encoding 30S ribosomal protein S2: MSESENDTEEATDAEEEVEETQPAAEESPDDTEEQPEETEAAEEADEEESPRFDEDVMPDDEADLLIPVEDYLSAGVHIGTQQKTKDMERFIHRVRDDGLYVLDVSKTDGRIRTAASFLSNYDPEQVLVTSSRQYGRFPAEKFADAIGARARTGRFIPGTLTNPEYAGYIEPDVVVVTDPIGDAQAVKEAITVGIPVIAMCDSNNQVSNVDLVIPTNNKGRRALSVVYWLLANETLDRRGAEPGYALEDFEAEL; the protein is encoded by the coding sequence ATGAGCGAAAGCGAGAACGACACCGAAGAGGCGACGGACGCCGAGGAGGAGGTCGAGGAGACCCAGCCCGCGGCCGAGGAGTCGCCCGACGACACTGAGGAACAGCCCGAGGAGACCGAGGCGGCCGAGGAGGCCGACGAGGAGGAGAGCCCGCGCTTCGACGAGGACGTCATGCCCGACGACGAGGCAGACCTGCTCATCCCCGTCGAGGACTACCTCTCGGCTGGGGTCCACATCGGGACCCAGCAGAAGACCAAGGACATGGAGCGGTTCATCCACCGCGTCCGCGACGACGGTCTGTACGTGCTCGACGTGAGCAAGACGGACGGCCGGATCCGGACGGCGGCATCGTTCCTCTCCAACTACGACCCCGAGCAGGTGCTCGTCACCTCCTCGCGCCAGTACGGTCGCTTCCCGGCCGAGAAGTTCGCCGACGCAATCGGCGCGCGCGCGCGCACCGGTCGCTTCATCCCGGGGACGCTGACGAACCCCGAGTACGCCGGCTACATCGAGCCGGACGTCGTGGTCGTCACCGACCCCATCGGCGACGCGCAGGCGGTGAAGGAGGCAATCACGGTCGGCATCCCCGTCATCGCGATGTGTGACTCCAACAACCAGGTCAGCAACGTCGACCTGGTTATTCCGACGAACAACAAGGGTCGCCGAGCGCTCTCGGTCGTCTACTGGCTGCTCGCCAACGAGACGCTCGACCGCCGCGGCGCCGAGCCCGGCTACGCCCTCGAGGACTTCGAGGCCGAACTGTAA
- a CDS encoding 50S ribosomal protein L18e has translation MSSSKTNPRLQNLIAELKSVARSSDASVWQDVADRLEKPRRTHAEVNLGRIERYANEDETVVVPGKVLGSGVLRKDVTVAAIDFSGTAETKIDQAGEAVRLEEALSNNPEGTDVRVIR, from the coding sequence ATGAGTAGTAGCAAGACTAATCCGAGACTTCAGAACCTCATCGCCGAACTGAAGTCGGTCGCGCGTTCGTCCGATGCCAGCGTCTGGCAGGACGTCGCCGACCGGCTCGAAAAGCCGCGGCGCACGCACGCGGAGGTCAACCTCGGCCGCATCGAGCGGTACGCAAACGAGGACGAGACCGTCGTCGTGCCGGGCAAGGTGCTCGGCTCGGGCGTGCTCCGTAAGGACGTTACCGTCGCCGCCATCGACTTCTCCGGCACCGCCGAGACGAAGATCGATCAGGCAGGCGAGGCCGTCCGGCTGGAGGAAGCGCTGTCGAACAACCCCGAAGGGACCGATGTCCGGGTGATCCGATGA
- a CDS encoding DNA-directed RNA polymerase subunit N, which yields MMIPVRCFTCGNVIGEHWEEFKARAKEGDEDPAAVLDELGVDRHCCRRMMVSHTDLVDVVSPYQ from the coding sequence ATGATGATCCCTGTCCGGTGTTTCACGTGCGGCAACGTCATCGGTGAACACTGGGAGGAGTTCAAAGCTCGCGCCAAGGAGGGCGACGAGGACCCCGCAGCGGTCCTCGACGAACTCGGCGTGGACCGCCACTGCTGTCGGCGGATGATGGTGAGTCACACCGACCTGGTCGACGTCGTCTCCCCATACCAATGA
- a CDS encoding DMT family transporter — MNRDALGFLALAALWGTAFVATKAALAEFPPVLLGALRFDIAAAVLVAVAVASGERLRPAGRGDVAPILTGGAFSIGLHHALLFTGQQYVSSAVAATLLGLIPVLTPVATRVARPDERIDAVGAVGLLVGFAGLILIADPDLARLASDATGVLGGAGGETGVAGGVAAGISAANVGALFVFGSAVAWVAGAVTTREDDATLGPLALQAWMAAVGAFLLHVAAAVVGQSPAGLDPSTAGLAWLAYLAIVPGAGGFLLYFRLLDRLGPIRAGLLEYAIPPFAALFGFLVLGETLAADTVWGFACILAAFLLVQRVPIRAALRRRFG; from the coding sequence GTGAACCGCGACGCGCTCGGCTTTCTCGCGCTCGCGGCGCTGTGGGGAACGGCGTTCGTCGCGACGAAGGCGGCGCTGGCGGAGTTCCCGCCGGTGCTGCTGGGTGCGCTGCGCTTCGACATCGCCGCCGCGGTCCTCGTCGCCGTCGCGGTCGCGTCCGGCGAGCGGCTCCGACCGGCCGGCCGCGGCGACGTCGCGCCGATCCTGACGGGCGGCGCGTTCAGCATCGGACTCCACCACGCGCTGTTGTTCACCGGCCAGCAGTACGTCTCGAGCGCGGTCGCGGCGACGCTGCTCGGGCTGATCCCGGTGCTCACGCCAGTCGCCACGCGGGTGGCCCGCCCGGACGAGCGCATCGACGCCGTGGGCGCCGTCGGCCTGCTCGTGGGCTTCGCCGGGCTGATCCTGATCGCGGACCCGGACCTGGCTCGGCTCGCGAGCGACGCAACGGGAGTGCTTGGCGGCGCCGGCGGGGAAACCGGCGTCGCGGGCGGCGTTGCCGCGGGAATCTCGGCCGCGAACGTCGGAGCGCTGTTCGTGTTCGGCTCGGCGGTCGCCTGGGTCGCCGGCGCGGTGACGACCCGGGAGGACGACGCCACGCTCGGCCCGCTGGCGCTGCAAGCGTGGATGGCCGCAGTCGGCGCGTTCCTGCTCCACGTCGCCGCCGCGGTCGTCGGGCAGTCGCCCGCCGGGCTCGACCCGTCCACGGCGGGGCTGGCGTGGCTCGCGTACCTCGCGATCGTCCCCGGCGCTGGGGGCTTCCTGCTGTACTTCCGGCTGCTCGACCGGCTCGGTCCGATCCGCGCGGGGCTACTGGAGTACGCGATCCCGCCGTTCGCGGCCCTGTTCGGGTTCCTCGTACTCGGGGAGACGCTCGCGGCGGACACCGTGTGGGGGTTCGCGTGCATCCTCGCGGCGTTCCTCCTGGTCCAGCGCGTGCCGATTCGGGCGGCGCTGCGGCGTCGGTTCGGGTGA